The genomic window GACTCCGTAAGCGAGAACGACTCGCCGAACTCCTTCGCGTCCCGGATGAGCCCCTGTGTGTCCTCGGCCTCGTTCGCGATCGAGTGTGAGGCGTCTGTCGCCGCTGACATGGCCGCGTTCGTGTCGCCCCTGAGCCCGTCTTCGGCCACGCGCTCGGGCGTGAGGAACGCATAGAGGAAGTCGATGCCGGCCGCCAACGACGCCGGCGTCGACCCGACGAACGACCCGACGAGCGGGGAAACCCCGGCCGCCATCCGGGTCTCGGCGTAGTACTGGATCGACGTCGACACAGTGTCGATGATCCGTTGGACCGCGGCCTCGACGGCGTCGTTGACGGCACCGACCGTGTTCAGCCCGCCGGCGATTATCTCGCCGACGATCGTGTTGGCCTCGTAGTTGATCTTCGACATCGCGTCGATCTTCCGGCCCAACATCCCCTTCAGTATCGTCTTTACGGCGTCCTTGGCCTTCGACTTCGCCGTCGACAGGATCGCTTTCGTTCCGAGCCCGACCCCCTGTGAAACCTTCTTCGCGATCGAGACGACGGTCAATACCAGCTCCATCGCCGTGTTGATCGTCGGAAGCGCCATCTCCTGGGCCAGGTCGACCCGATTGCTGCTCAGTTCGTCGGCGGGGCCGATGTGTTCGAGCGTGTGTTCCGTGACGCTCAGTCCCGAGTCGAGCCGGCGGATAGCGTTGATCGCGGTGGCGTGATCGATGTCCCCCCGTTCGACGGCGTCGGTGAACGCCCGGTTCGCCCGTCGCGCCTTGGCGGTCGCGTCGAGGTTCGCGACGGAGATCGCGTCGACCCGTTCGGCCGTCTTCAGGTGGGCCGACGCGAGCGAGTCGAGCGGGCTCTCCGTGACGGTCAGCGTTCCCCTGGTCGTTCCTTTCGCGCCCGCGTCGTCGACGACGGTGAGCGTGACCGTGTACTCGCCAGGCGACTCGTACGCGTACTCGACGGTCCGTCCGGTCGCGTCGCGGCTCCCGTCACCGGTCAGATCCCACCGATACTCCCGGATCTCCCCGTCCGGATCGGTGCTCGCCGACGCGTCGAACCGAACCTGCTCGCCGGCCATCGGCTCGGTCGTCGAGCTGTCGAACACCGCCGACGGAGGCTCGTTTTCCGGTTCGGCGACCGACACCGTCCGCTCGACCGCGTCGCCGGCGCCGTCGTCGTCGGTGACACGGAGCACGACCGTCGCGTCGCGGGCCTCCTCGAAGGTGTGTTCTACCGACGGACCCTCCGCATCGACGCCCCCGTCGCCGCCGAAGTCCCACTCGTAGCGCGCGATCGAGCCGTCCGGATCGGTGCTCGCCGACGCGTCGAAGGTGGCCGTCGAGCCCGCCACCGGCGGCGACGGGGAGACCTCGAACTCCGCCGTCGGGGGTCGGTTCTCGGCTTCGCCGACCGTTATCGACCTGCTCGCGCGGTCGGTCGCCCCGTCGTCGTCGGTGACTCTGAGGACGACCTCGTACGTCCCCGCGCGCTCGACCGTTCGCTCGACGGTCCGCCCGGTAGCGTCGGTGTCGCCGTCGCCGTCGAGGTCCCACTCGTACCGCCGGATCGAGCCGTCGGCATCGCTCGCGCCGCTCGCATCGAACGTGAGCGTGTCCCCGACCGTCGGCGACTGTGGCTCGATCCGAAACGCCGCCGACGGCGCGGAGTTTCCGCTGCCGACCGCGACGGTCCTCGTCGTCACCGCCGTGGCCCCGTCGTCGTCGGTCACCCGGAGCGACACCGGGTACTCACCGCTGCTGTCGTACGAGCGGACGACCGTCTCGCCCGTCGCGTCGTAGTCCCCGTCGCCGTCGATGTCCCACGCGTAGCCGACGATCGAGCCGTCGGCGTCGCTCGCGTCGCTCGCGTCGAACACGACATCGTCCTCGACCGTCGGCGACGAGGGCGCATATTGGAACGCCGCGTTCGGGACCTGGTTCCCGCCGCCGACTGTCTTCGCGACGACGGAGTCCCAGTACGCCGTAAAGTCCCCACTGTTGAGCGTGAGATACGAGATGTCCGTCTCCCAACTCGCCGCGTCGACAGTCGTCGTTCCCCTGCTCGACCCGCCGTCGATCTCGTACTCGAGCGTGATCTCGTCGGCGCCGCCGTCGTACCGGTAGGTGATGTCATAGCCCACCCACTCCCCGGGCGAGAACGAGCCGACGGCGACGTTACCGGGTGCATACAGCGTCCCATCTCGGTGCATCGTGAGGATGGAACGGCTGGACCCGTCGGACCAGCCGCCGCCGGCGTCGGTCCGGAGCTTGAGCCGCGCGTAGTACTTGTCGTGACAGCCGAAGGACCCGGCGGCGCCCGGGAGGATCGCCCCCGAGAATCGCACCGCGGTTTCGCCGGGATGCCCGCCGATCGGCGCGTTCGCGATCGCCTCCCAGCAGCCGCCGTGGCCGCCTTTGATACGGAGCGACCTGCTCCCGCCGTGTGATCGTTCGCTGACGACCGACTGATCCGTGGCTCCGTCCTTCCTCCATCCGTCGGGGTACCCGCCGACGGAGACGGACTCGAAGTCCTGGTCGAGCCCCGAAAACGTCGCCCGCCCTACCGTCGTTCCGCCGACGGCTATCGACGCGGCGGCGCCGAGCCCGAGGAAGGTCCGTCTCCCGAACTGCCGATTCATACCGATTTAGATACATATTTGTGATTTATATCTATCTCATTATACGATCATGGTGTCTCCGGAATGATTCATTCGACGACGAACGTGGACGACGGCGACGATCGAACGACTCGGTGGGGGTGACGGCTTCGCCGCGGGATCGTGACTACGCGTGATTTTTCCGTCTTCGAACCCTCGAGACGGTAGTCTAGCAATGGAGCCCGACATCCCGGCCGCCCCCGACAACTTCTACCGCGCCCTCGTAGAGAACACCGCGGAGGGGATGTTGACCATCGACGAGGAGAGCACGATCCGGTACGCGAACCCGGCGATCGAGGACCTCCTCGGCTACTCGCCCGAGGAACTCGTCGGCGAGTCGAAGATGGTAATCATCCCCGAGCGGCTCCGTCCGATCCACGAGGAGGCGCTCGCTCGGTACGTGGAGTCGGGCGAGCGGAGCATCGACTGGGACGGCATGGAACTCCCCGCGCTCCACAAGGACGGGACGGAAGTGCCGACGCTGATCAGCCTCCGCGAGCACACCCACGACGGTGAGCGATACTTCACCGGCATCGTCAGGGACA from Halobaculum magnesiiphilum includes these protein-coding regions:
- a CDS encoding PKD domain-containing protein, with amino-acid sequence MNRQFGRRTFLGLGAAASIAVGGTTVGRATFSGLDQDFESVSVGGYPDGWRKDGATDQSVVSERSHGGSRSLRIKGGHGGCWEAIANAPIGGHPGETAVRFSGAILPGAAGSFGCHDKYYARLKLRTDAGGGWSDGSSRSILTMHRDGTLYAPGNVAVGSFSPGEWVGYDITYRYDGGADEITLEYEIDGGSSRGTTTVDAASWETDISYLTLNSGDFTAYWDSVVAKTVGGGNQVPNAAFQYAPSSPTVEDDVVFDASDASDADGSIVGYAWDIDGDGDYDATGETVVRSYDSSGEYPVSLRVTDDDGATAVTTRTVAVGSGNSAPSAAFRIEPQSPTVGDTLTFDASGASDADGSIRRYEWDLDGDGDTDATGRTVERTVERAGTYEVVLRVTDDDGATDRASRSITVGEAENRPPTAEFEVSPSPPVAGSTATFDASASTDPDGSIARYEWDFGGDGGVDAEGPSVEHTFEEARDATVVLRVTDDDGAGDAVERTVSVAEPENEPPSAVFDSSTTEPMAGEQVRFDASASTDPDGEIREYRWDLTGDGSRDATGRTVEYAYESPGEYTVTLTVVDDAGAKGTTRGTLTVTESPLDSLASAHLKTAERVDAISVANLDATAKARRANRAFTDAVERGDIDHATAINAIRRLDSGLSVTEHTLEHIGPADELSSNRVDLAQEMALPTINTAMELVLTVVSIAKKVSQGVGLGTKAILSTAKSKAKDAVKTILKGMLGRKIDAMSKINYEANTIVGEIIAGGLNTVGAVNDAVEAAVQRIIDTVSTSIQYYAETRMAAGVSPLVGSFVGSTPASLAAGIDFLYAFLTPERVAEDGLRGDTNAAMSAATDASHSIANEAEDTQGLIRDAKEFGESFSLTESVHRLWNDPSLWEVAKTIGSVVLFVAGGVVDAFATGGGIGALVKINVTHHLGLFNAIRG